GGAATCAGGCATAAACTGAATACAGGTCGACGGCGTTGCCAGCACGCGGACGCCCTGATGCAGCACATCCAGCTCCTGATGAATATGGCCGCACAACACGGCTTTCACTTGCGGAAAACGCGAAATCACCTGCCAGAACGCCGCATTGTTTTTCAGCTGATGCTGATCCAGCCAGCGGCTGCCCGCCGGCAGCGGATGGTGATGCAACAGAACCAGTGCGTGACGGTCCGGCTCGGCGGTCAGCGCCTGCGCCAGCATCGCCAGCTGCGCCTCGCTCAGTTCACCGTGCGGCACACCAACAACCTGGCTGTCGAGCAAAATGACCTGCCAGTGCTCACCCGCCAGCACCTGATCACAGGCTTTGATCTGCGGGGAAGGCAGCACACTCTTCATACTTGGCTGATAATCATGATTCCCGGGTAACCAGAAGCATGGCTGTTCCCAGCGGCCGATCCCGTCGGCAAAGCGCTGATATGATTCCGGGGTGTGATCCTGAGAGATATCGCCGGTGGCGATAATGGCATCAAACGGACGTGACTGTGCCGCCACTTCATCAAGCACGGCATGAAAACTGTCTTTCGTTGCGACACCCAGCAGACTCCCGGTCTCATCCGCAAATAGATGGGTATCGGTCAGTTGCAGCAACAGTACACTATCTGAATTTTTCTGCGGCAGAGAATAGGTCTGCAAAACGTCAAAACCTTGTTGAATAAAGTCGTTAATAAACCGATTGCTTACTCAGGCCATTCCTGAGGCAGTAAGCCAGCCAATCTCCCAAGAAGCGATTGACCTGATGTTTCTCATCTTTCTGGTGCATCCGCAAATTGGGGTAATCATACCTTGGCTTCAAACGCGAAATCTGCTGAATGGAACACACTTCTGCCACCCTGGCGTCATGGTATAAACGGACGGTAAAGGTCGGGATCAGGTAATCCGGCAAACCACTGTCGGTTTCCATTTTCAGCTGGATCAATGTCGTGTAGCGAGTTGACTCCAGAATACGCAGCTTATAATCATGGCTGCCAACCTGATAGGCGCACTCCTCCCCCACTGCCTCACTTTTTGGCAGCAATGGAAGCAGCTTCGCATAATTGGTTTCATATAACCGCATGATGCCTGCAAG
This DNA window, taken from Photobacterium sp. CCB-ST2H9, encodes the following:
- the cpdA gene encoding 3',5'-cyclic-AMP phosphodiesterase yields the protein MQTYSLPQKNSDSVLLLQLTDTHLFADETGSLLGVATKDSFHAVLDEVAAQSRPFDAIIATGDISQDHTPESYQRFADGIGRWEQPCFWLPGNHDYQPSMKSVLPSPQIKACDQVLAGEHWQVILLDSQVVGVPHGELSEAQLAMLAQALTAEPDRHALVLLHHHPLPAGSRWLDQHQLKNNAAFWQVISRFPQVKAVLCGHIHQELDVLHQGVRVLATPSTCIQFMPDSHDFALDQSNPGWRWLALMPTGEIDTRIERVRKRSFSPQFDAAGY
- a CDS encoding DUF1249 family protein — translated: MGEGREVSHKRYTVDLAGIMRLYETNYAKLLPLLPKSEAVGEECAYQVGSHDYKLRILESTRYTTLIQLKMETDSGLPDYLIPTFTVRLYHDARVAEVCSIQQISRLKPRYDYPNLRMHQKDEKHQVNRFLGDWLAYCLRNGLSKQSVY